The Microbacterium sp. SORGH_AS_0862 genome has a segment encoding these proteins:
- the fni gene encoding type 2 isopentenyl-diphosphate Delta-isomerase, whose amino-acid sequence MSAPDRKDDHVRLAAAQHPLVDGNGFDDVRFLHHALSGIDAAEVTLDTEVIGLQWSAPFYINAMTGGSARTGEINRALARAAAAARVPIASGSMSVALDHPDAAPTFRVLREENPEGVLFANIGIERSADDARRAIDLIEADALQIHVNAVQEIVMPEGGRSFGHWVASLERIVAAVNVPVVVKEVGFGFSRRTLSVLGEIGVSAADVAGRGGTDFVRIENARRADADFGYLAGWGQSAVECLLDAPPDAPPLLASGGVRTPLDIVRGIALGAGAVGVSGTFLRIVLDGGADALSVALDAWKSQLRALLTVLGARTCADLVTTDLIIGGETADFARARAIDITSLTHRSDALGAPGRSRNDR is encoded by the coding sequence GTGAGCGCCCCGGATCGCAAGGACGATCACGTGCGGCTGGCCGCCGCTCAGCATCCGCTGGTCGACGGGAACGGCTTCGACGACGTCCGCTTCCTGCATCACGCCCTGTCCGGTATCGATGCGGCCGAGGTGACGCTCGACACCGAGGTGATCGGGCTGCAGTGGTCCGCGCCGTTCTACATCAACGCGATGACCGGCGGCAGCGCTCGCACGGGCGAGATCAATCGTGCGCTCGCCCGCGCGGCCGCGGCCGCGCGTGTGCCGATCGCTTCGGGCTCGATGAGTGTCGCGCTCGACCATCCCGATGCGGCACCGACGTTCCGTGTGCTGCGCGAGGAGAACCCCGAGGGAGTCCTGTTCGCCAACATCGGGATCGAGCGATCAGCCGATGACGCCCGCCGTGCGATCGACCTCATCGAGGCGGACGCCCTGCAGATCCACGTGAACGCCGTGCAGGAGATCGTGATGCCGGAGGGCGGACGCTCCTTCGGCCACTGGGTCGCCTCTCTGGAGCGTATCGTCGCGGCGGTAAACGTCCCCGTCGTCGTCAAAGAGGTCGGGTTCGGCTTCAGTCGACGCACGCTCTCCGTCCTCGGGGAGATCGGGGTCTCCGCCGCGGACGTTGCAGGTCGCGGCGGAACGGATTTCGTGCGGATCGAGAATGCGCGCCGCGCGGATGCCGACTTCGGCTACTTGGCCGGATGGGGGCAGAGCGCGGTCGAGTGTCTGCTCGACGCGCCGCCCGACGCACCCCCGCTGCTCGCCTCCGGAGGGGTGCGCACACCCCTCGACATCGTCCGGGGCATCGCCCTCGGCGCAGGAGCGGTCGGCGTGTCGGGCACGTTCCTGCGGATCGTGCTCGACGGAGGCGCGGATGCCCTGTCCGTCGCACTCGACGCGTGGAAAAGCCAGCTCCGAGCCCTCCTCACCGTCCTCGGTGCGCGCACGTGTGCGGACCTGGTCACGACGGATCTGATCATCGGCGGCGAGACCGCCGACTTCGCGCGGGCACGCGCGATCGACATCACCTCGCTGACGCATCGCTCCGATGCGCTCGGCGCACCTGGAAGGAGCCGGAATGACCGGTGA
- a CDS encoding hydroxymethylglutaryl-CoA synthase, whose protein sequence is MTAPLIGIHDLAVATAGHVLELDDLAAATGVDPGKFHIGLGQDQMSVPGPDEDIVTMGATAARRIIDRHGVDGIRTVFFATESGVDQSKSAGVWVHDLLGLPSTSRVIELKQACYSATAALQAAAGLVAREPGSKVLVIASDVARYELDSAAEPTQGAGAVAMLVTADPALLSIEPATGLHTAHVDDFWRPNDSVTAVVDGKLSIDAYLDGFVGAWDDYRAHGGAAIDEIDVFTHHQPFTRMAAKAHRRLAEHLGTELSEDRYLRSTLYNRRIGNSYTASLYFGLAALLDGDDDLTGKRVGMFSYGSGSVSEFFAGVVQPGYREHTRADETAELLAARTRVDVPAYRALHAAAHLGSRQDVTVPAQSPWPYHFAGVRGRARQYSADRT, encoded by the coding sequence ATGACCGCGCCCCTGATCGGTATCCATGACCTGGCGGTCGCGACCGCCGGCCACGTGCTGGAACTCGACGACCTGGCGGCGGCGACAGGCGTCGATCCGGGCAAGTTCCACATCGGGCTCGGCCAGGATCAGATGAGCGTCCCCGGCCCTGATGAGGACATCGTGACGATGGGTGCGACCGCGGCACGGCGCATCATCGATCGGCACGGCGTCGACGGCATCCGCACCGTGTTCTTCGCGACCGAGTCCGGCGTCGACCAGTCCAAGTCCGCCGGCGTCTGGGTGCACGATCTGCTGGGCCTGCCCTCCACCAGCCGCGTGATCGAGCTCAAGCAGGCCTGCTACTCCGCCACCGCCGCCCTGCAGGCGGCCGCGGGTCTCGTCGCGCGCGAGCCCGGATCGAAGGTCCTCGTCATCGCGAGCGACGTCGCCCGCTACGAGCTGGACTCCGCCGCCGAGCCCACGCAGGGCGCCGGAGCGGTCGCCATGCTCGTCACTGCGGATCCGGCACTGCTGAGCATCGAGCCGGCGACCGGATTGCACACCGCCCATGTCGATGACTTCTGGCGGCCCAACGACAGCGTGACCGCCGTGGTCGACGGCAAGCTGTCCATCGACGCGTACCTGGACGGCTTCGTCGGCGCATGGGACGACTACCGCGCCCACGGCGGGGCGGCCATCGACGAGATCGACGTCTTCACGCATCACCAGCCGTTCACGCGGATGGCCGCGAAGGCACATCGCCGGCTCGCCGAGCACCTGGGGACGGAACTCTCTGAGGACCGTTACCTGCGCTCCACCCTCTACAACCGGCGCATCGGAAACTCGTACACGGCGTCGCTGTACTTCGGACTCGCCGCTTTGCTGGACGGCGATGACGACCTGACCGGCAAGCGCGTGGGCATGTTCAGCTACGGCTCCGGCAGCGTCAGCGAGTTCTTCGCCGGTGTGGTGCAGCCCGGATACCGAGAGCACACCCGCGCCGATGAGACCGCGGAGCTGCTCGCTGCCCGTACGCGCGTGGATGTGCCCGCGTACCGCGCACTGCACGCCGCCGCCCACCTGGGTAGCCGTCAGGACGTCACCGTGCCGGCACAATCCCCGTGGCCGTACCACTTCGCGGGCGTACGCGGGCGCGCACGCCAGTATTCCGCCGACCGGACCTGA
- a CDS encoding phosphomevalonate kinase: protein MTAPIIVRSPGKLFIAGEYAVVTPGEPAVLVAVDRYLTVRLTPSADSGSVHSPEFGRTPLVWGRAGDGLTIDAEHHPYEYVLAAISLAERLRSERGLPARYYDLRIDSGLDDASGRKFGLGSSAAVTIATIRAIDEFYGFGLSRRDAYRLALLATIQVAPQASGGDLAASAFGGWISYRSPDREVLRAALDAEESVAGLLASRGWEPLDIARLAPPASLRFLVGWTGRPASTARLVDAVRDGSGAMDYPAFLLDSRACVTDLARALDDSDDSATLHAVRRARRLLRRLGRSAGVAIETDALAALCDTAEAAGAAAKSSGAGGGDCGIVLAPEDADIAGMLRDWEERDIRHLTLSVSPAEGGAP from the coding sequence ATGACCGCCCCGATCATCGTCCGCTCGCCGGGCAAGCTCTTCATCGCGGGCGAGTACGCGGTCGTCACTCCCGGAGAGCCGGCCGTGCTCGTCGCCGTCGATCGCTACCTGACGGTCCGTCTCACGCCGAGCGCGGACTCCGGAAGTGTTCACTCCCCCGAGTTCGGCCGCACTCCCCTGGTGTGGGGCCGGGCGGGTGATGGACTCACGATCGATGCCGAGCATCATCCCTACGAGTACGTGCTCGCCGCCATCAGCCTCGCTGAGCGTCTCCGCTCCGAGCGCGGACTTCCCGCGCGGTACTACGACCTCCGCATCGACAGCGGACTCGACGACGCGTCCGGCCGGAAGTTCGGTCTCGGATCGTCGGCGGCGGTCACGATCGCGACGATCCGCGCGATCGACGAGTTCTACGGGTTCGGACTCTCCCGACGAGACGCGTACCGCCTCGCACTGCTGGCCACCATCCAGGTCGCTCCGCAGGCGTCCGGGGGCGACCTCGCCGCCAGTGCGTTCGGCGGTTGGATCTCCTACCGCTCGCCGGACCGCGAAGTGCTTCGGGCTGCGCTCGACGCGGAGGAGTCGGTCGCCGGTCTGCTGGCGTCGCGCGGGTGGGAACCGCTGGACATCGCCCGCCTCGCGCCGCCCGCATCCCTCCGCTTCCTCGTCGGCTGGACCGGTCGACCGGCATCCACCGCCCGCCTCGTCGACGCGGTGCGCGACGGATCCGGCGCGATGGACTACCCGGCGTTCCTGCTCGACTCTCGCGCGTGCGTGACGGACCTGGCGCGCGCTCTGGACGACTCCGACGACAGCGCCACCCTCCACGCGGTCCGCCGGGCGCGTCGGTTGCTGCGCCGTCTCGGACGAAGCGCCGGCGTCGCCATCGAGACGGATGCGCTCGCGGCCCTCTGCGACACTGCGGAAGCCGCAGGTGCCGCGGCGAAGTCGTCGGGCGCGGGCGGCGGCGACTGCGGCATCGTGCTCGCGCCTGAAGACGCAGACATCGCAGGCATGCTCCGCGACTGGGAGGAACGCGACATCCGGCATCTGACGCTCTCGGTGTCCCCCGCCGAGGGAGGTGCGCCGTGA
- a CDS encoding type II 3-dehydroquinate dehydratase, whose product MTAPRRLLLVNGPNLNLLGTREPDIYGTETLADVERIASEAARAHGFQLRAVQSNHEGVLLDAIHAAREDCAGIVINPGGLTHTSVVLRDALSGVSLPVAEVHISDVMTREDFRHHSYVRDVAIVHVVGEGVQGYATAVDRLIRVIAGQSDG is encoded by the coding sequence GTGACCGCCCCACGTCGTCTTCTGCTCGTCAACGGCCCCAATCTGAATCTGCTCGGGACGCGTGAGCCCGACATCTACGGGACGGAGACGCTCGCGGACGTCGAGCGCATCGCGTCGGAGGCCGCGCGTGCGCACGGTTTCCAGCTGCGCGCCGTGCAGAGCAACCATGAGGGCGTCCTGCTCGATGCGATCCATGCCGCGCGGGAGGACTGCGCGGGGATCGTGATCAACCCGGGCGGTCTCACCCACACCTCCGTCGTGCTGCGCGACGCTCTGAGCGGTGTCTCGCTCCCTGTCGCGGAGGTCCACATCTCGGATGTCATGACGCGTGAGGACTTCCGACACCACTCGTACGTCCGGGACGTCGCGATCGTGCACGTCGTCGGCGAGGGCGTGCAGGGCTATGCGACGGCGGTGGATCGCCTCATCCGGGTGATCGCCGGGCAGTCGGATGGGTGA
- the nusB gene encoding transcription antitermination factor NusB, whose protein sequence is MSARSKARKRALDILFQADVRGEDPAAILAAEASRAAGEPDRQSSWLYARDIVDGVIDHRDEIDEQIVTHARDWKIERMPAVDRAVLRIGVWEAVFNDEVPVAVAIDEAVELAKEYSTDEAGSFVHGVLARIARSA, encoded by the coding sequence GTGAGCGCTCGTAGCAAGGCGCGTAAGCGCGCCCTCGACATCCTTTTCCAGGCCGACGTCCGCGGCGAAGACCCGGCGGCCATCCTCGCCGCAGAGGCTTCCCGTGCCGCCGGCGAGCCCGACCGTCAGAGCTCCTGGTTGTACGCTCGCGACATCGTCGACGGTGTCATCGACCACCGGGACGAGATTGACGAGCAGATCGTCACGCACGCCCGCGATTGGAAGATCGAGCGGATGCCGGCGGTCGACCGTGCGGTTTTGCGCATCGGCGTCTGGGAGGCCGTCTTCAACGACGAGGTTCCGGTCGCGGTCGCCATCGACGAAGCCGTGGAGCTCGCGAAGGAGTACTCGACCGACGAAGCCGGGTCGTTCGTTCACGGCGTGCTCGCGCGCATCGCCCGCTCGGCCTGA
- a CDS encoding Rieske 2Fe-2S domain-containing protein: MRITGLGHAGMFIETAGGSILCDPVIGPSFFGSWFPFPDNRGLDWERFGQADFLYISHRHRDHFDPRLLKKYVRSDIPVLLPDYPTDDLEQDLRALGYENIVYTQSGVPLQYGKLAVMVTPLRAPSDGPIGDSSLSVDDGTASVLNQNDSHPLDLEKLLAFSKPDAYFTQVSGAIWWPMVYDLPQDAKQNFAQLKRDAQNKRAMYYIEKVDAEHVFPMAGPPMFLREELFRYNGLGLENDSIFTDQSEFLAHMAELRPEQKGYLFVPGTQVDLDNGAIEVTQTLYTDAEIERIFADKWAYLAEQRDSRQQEIRDEEATRADVLAPAEMLAAIKEWWEPLLRRARTIRNGVGGNVRFRIGDLDMVVDFPKAKVREYAGEECIYWYTIPADLVSTNIADHEIDWSNSIFLSMQFEVGRSGKFNEFLTTFLKCLSRDRIEYVENWYAEQSDQTEDTQLGDWVVQRRCPHLRADLTKTGKIEDGVLTCSLHDWKWDLAGGRCLTTQGHPIRASRAAAEVASGV; this comes from the coding sequence ATGCGCATCACGGGTCTCGGCCACGCGGGCATGTTCATCGAAACGGCGGGCGGCAGCATCCTCTGCGATCCCGTCATCGGACCCTCGTTCTTCGGGTCGTGGTTCCCGTTCCCCGACAACCGCGGGCTCGATTGGGAGCGTTTCGGTCAGGCGGACTTCCTCTACATCTCGCACCGTCATCGCGATCACTTCGATCCGCGGCTGCTGAAGAAGTACGTGCGCTCCGACATCCCCGTGCTCCTGCCCGATTACCCGACGGACGATCTGGAGCAGGATCTGCGCGCTCTCGGCTACGAGAACATCGTCTACACGCAGTCCGGCGTTCCGCTGCAGTACGGCAAGCTCGCCGTCATGGTGACCCCGCTGCGCGCGCCGAGCGACGGCCCCATCGGGGACTCGTCCCTGAGCGTCGATGATGGAACGGCCTCCGTGCTGAACCAGAACGACTCGCACCCGCTCGATCTCGAGAAGCTGCTGGCGTTCTCCAAGCCCGATGCCTACTTCACCCAGGTCTCGGGGGCGATCTGGTGGCCGATGGTCTACGACCTGCCGCAGGACGCGAAGCAGAACTTCGCACAGCTGAAGCGCGACGCGCAGAACAAGCGCGCGATGTACTACATCGAGAAGGTCGACGCCGAGCACGTGTTCCCGATGGCCGGACCGCCGATGTTCCTGCGCGAGGAACTGTTCCGCTACAACGGCCTCGGTCTCGAGAACGACTCGATCTTCACGGACCAGAGCGAGTTCTTGGCGCACATGGCCGAGCTCCGTCCCGAGCAGAAGGGCTACCTTTTCGTGCCCGGCACGCAGGTCGACCTCGACAACGGGGCGATCGAGGTCACGCAGACCCTCTATACCGATGCCGAGATCGAACGCATCTTCGCCGACAAGTGGGCCTACCTCGCCGAGCAGCGAGACAGCCGTCAGCAGGAGATCCGCGACGAGGAGGCGACCCGCGCGGACGTGCTGGCGCCGGCCGAGATGCTGGCCGCCATCAAGGAATGGTGGGAACCGCTGCTGCGTCGTGCCCGCACGATCCGCAACGGTGTCGGCGGCAATGTCCGGTTCCGCATCGGGGACCTGGACATGGTGGTCGACTTCCCGAAGGCGAAGGTCCGCGAGTACGCGGGGGAGGAGTGCATCTACTGGTACACGATCCCGGCCGACCTCGTGTCCACGAACATCGCCGACCATGAGATCGACTGGTCGAACTCCATCTTCCTGTCTATGCAGTTCGAGGTCGGACGAAGCGGCAAGTTCAACGAGTTCCTCACCACGTTCCTGAAGTGCCTCTCACGCGACCGCATCGAGTACGTGGAGAACTGGTACGCCGAGCAGTCCGATCAGACTGAGGACACCCAACTGGGTGACTGGGTCGTGCAGCGCCGGTGCCCGCATCTGCGCGCGGACCTGACGAAGACCGGCAAGATCGAGGACGGCGTGCTGACGTGCAGCCTTCACGATTGGAAGTGGGACCTCGCGGGCGGGCGGTGCCTGACGACGCAGGGGCACCCCATCCGCGCGTCGCGCGCCGCCGCCGAGGTCGCCTCCGGCGTCTGA
- a CDS encoding hydroxymethylglutaryl-CoA reductase, producing MTGEFTPLPTRWVGPLRLSGDVVGEQEVPLATYESPLWPSVGRGARISRLVDDGIRVTVVDERMTRSSLFTAVDAATAVRAGRDIRGRFAELAATVAAQSRHARLLDVDTEVVGNLLFVRFALSTGDASGHNMVTLAAESLMTQILQWHPELEYGSISGNYCSDKKATAVNGILGRGRNVVADILIPAELVQAQLRSTAARIVELNTRKNLVGSTIAGALRSANAHYANMLLAIFLATGQDAANIVEGSQGITWAEVRGDGDLYFSCTLPTLIVGTVGNGKDLPQVEEALTRLGCREERESGENARRLAALVAATVLCGELSLLAAQTNPGELMTSHLQLERNGKATR from the coding sequence ATGACCGGTGAGTTCACTCCCCTGCCCACGCGCTGGGTCGGCCCGCTGCGTCTGAGCGGCGACGTCGTCGGTGAGCAGGAGGTTCCCCTCGCCACCTACGAGAGCCCGCTCTGGCCGTCCGTCGGGCGCGGCGCGCGCATCTCCCGCCTGGTCGACGACGGCATCCGGGTCACGGTCGTGGACGAGCGGATGACGCGCTCCTCGCTGTTCACGGCCGTCGACGCCGCGACGGCCGTCCGCGCCGGTCGGGACATCCGCGGTCGCTTCGCCGAGCTCGCAGCCACCGTGGCCGCGCAGAGCCGGCACGCTCGACTGCTCGATGTCGACACCGAGGTCGTCGGCAACCTGCTCTTCGTGCGCTTCGCTCTGTCGACCGGCGACGCGTCCGGGCACAACATGGTGACGCTGGCTGCCGAGTCGCTCATGACGCAGATCCTCCAGTGGCACCCCGAGCTGGAGTACGGATCGATCTCCGGCAACTACTGCTCCGACAAGAAAGCGACCGCCGTCAACGGCATCCTCGGTCGCGGTCGCAACGTCGTCGCCGACATCCTCATCCCGGCAGAGCTCGTCCAGGCGCAGCTGCGTTCCACCGCGGCGCGGATCGTCGAGCTGAACACGCGCAAGAACCTCGTCGGCTCCACCATCGCCGGCGCGCTGCGCTCGGCCAACGCGCATTACGCGAACATGCTTCTCGCGATCTTCCTCGCGACCGGTCAGGACGCCGCGAACATCGTCGAAGGCTCGCAGGGGATCACGTGGGCCGAGGTCCGCGGCGACGGCGACCTGTACTTCTCCTGCACCCTGCCCACCCTCATCGTGGGCACGGTCGGCAACGGCAAGGACCTCCCCCAGGTCGAGGAGGCACTCACCCGCCTCGGGTGCCGTGAAGAGCGCGAGTCGGGCGAGAACGCCCGCCGCCTCGCCGCCCTCGTGGCAGCGACCGTGCTCTGCGGCGAGCTCTCGCTCCTGGCCGCGCAGACCAACCCCGGAGAACTCATGACCTCCCACCTCCAGCTGGAGCGAAACGGAAAGGCCACGCGATGA
- a CDS encoding 3-hydroxyacyl-CoA dehydrogenase: protein MTDITTVAVLGTGVLGSQIAFQSAYSGFPVVAYDIDDEALVGARERFERLAATYRAEVPGAAEGTRVEDALARVTLTSSLADAAKVDLVIEAVPEVLELKREVYSRLAELANENTIFATNSSTLLPSDIVEFTGRADRFLALHFANRVWKFNTGEVMGTERTAPEVFDAVMHFADAIGMVPIAIRKEKAGYVLNSLLVPLLNAGMGLAAGGYASVADIDKTWRIATGAPMGPLQMLDVIGLNTPYNILTHSSTGDQALAAWLKENYIDQGKLGVATGEGFYRYA, encoded by the coding sequence ATGACTGACATCACGACCGTCGCGGTTCTCGGAACAGGTGTTCTGGGATCGCAGATCGCGTTTCAGAGCGCATACAGCGGGTTCCCCGTCGTGGCGTACGACATCGACGACGAGGCACTCGTGGGTGCGCGCGAGCGATTCGAACGCCTCGCTGCCACCTACCGCGCCGAGGTGCCGGGCGCTGCCGAGGGAACGCGTGTCGAGGATGCGCTGGCGCGCGTGACGCTCACCAGCAGTCTTGCCGACGCGGCGAAGGTCGACCTCGTCATCGAGGCCGTTCCCGAGGTGCTCGAGCTGAAGCGCGAGGTGTACTCGCGGCTCGCCGAACTCGCGAACGAGAACACGATCTTCGCGACCAATTCCTCCACGCTCCTGCCGTCCGACATCGTCGAGTTCACGGGGCGGGCCGATCGCTTCCTCGCGCTCCATTTCGCGAACCGCGTGTGGAAGTTCAACACCGGCGAGGTCATGGGGACCGAGCGCACCGCCCCCGAAGTGTTCGACGCGGTGATGCACTTCGCCGACGCCATCGGCATGGTGCCGATCGCCATCCGCAAGGAGAAGGCGGGCTACGTGCTCAACTCGCTCCTCGTCCCGCTGCTCAACGCCGGCATGGGACTCGCAGCGGGCGGATACGCCTCCGTCGCCGACATCGACAAGACGTGGCGCATCGCCACCGGCGCCCCCATGGGGCCGCTGCAGATGCTCGACGTCATCGGGCTGAACACGCCGTACAACATCCTCACGCACTCGAGCACGGGGGATCAGGCGCTGGCCGCCTGGTTGAAGGAGAACTACATCGACCAGGGCAAGCTGGGTGTCGCCACCGGCGAGGGCTTCTATCGGTACGCATGA
- a CDS encoding TetR/AcrR family transcriptional regulator, which yields MADEEGRRERGKQLKRERIFAAARDLFDEFGYARVTTQQVADRADVAVGTVFRYAATKAELLLMVRNEDVRHAVRRGLEAARSVPDATAAVHAALTPLFDTAAQHAADAAVYQRELMFGDANEPHRADGLAVVAELEDGIARILSGGKESASARSAARAIFACAHIVLVRPRGEVRFDTTDLPRQIALIVAGYRAGAADTAADPTAK from the coding sequence GTGGCCGATGAAGAGGGACGCCGGGAGCGCGGAAAGCAGCTGAAGCGGGAGCGCATCTTCGCTGCCGCGCGTGATCTGTTCGACGAGTTCGGCTACGCGCGCGTGACCACTCAGCAGGTGGCGGATCGCGCCGATGTCGCCGTGGGCACGGTGTTCCGCTACGCCGCCACCAAGGCGGAGCTGCTGCTCATGGTGCGCAACGAGGACGTCCGCCACGCCGTGCGCCGCGGACTGGAGGCGGCCCGGTCGGTGCCGGACGCGACAGCGGCCGTGCATGCCGCCCTGACCCCGCTCTTCGACACGGCGGCGCAGCACGCCGCCGATGCGGCCGTGTACCAGCGGGAGCTCATGTTCGGCGACGCGAACGAGCCCCACCGCGCCGACGGCTTGGCGGTGGTCGCGGAACTGGAGGACGGCATCGCCCGGATTCTCTCCGGCGGCAAGGAGAGCGCGTCGGCCCGCAGTGCGGCCCGCGCGATCTTCGCCTGCGCGCATATCGTGCTCGTCCGGCCCAGGGGCGAAGTGCGCTTCGACACCACCGACCTGCCCAGGCAGATCGCGCTGATCGTCGCCGGCTACCGTGCCGGCGCGGCTGATACCGCGGCCGACCCGACCGCGAAGTGA
- the efp gene encoding elongation factor P has protein sequence MASTADIKNGVVLSIDGQLWNVVEFQHVKPGKGGAFVRTKLKSVMTGKVVDKTFNAGAKVDIQNVDRRDFTYLYNDGEGFVFMDVADYDQITVGAATVGDAANYLLENQQVQIALHDGNPLYIELPASVVLEITYTEPGLQGDRSSAGTKQATVETGHEIQVPLFVETGTKVKVDTRTGDYLGRVS, from the coding sequence ATGGCATCTACCGCAGACATCAAGAACGGCGTCGTCCTCAGCATCGACGGACAGCTGTGGAACGTCGTGGAGTTCCAGCACGTCAAGCCCGGCAAGGGTGGCGCGTTCGTGCGCACGAAGTTGAAGAGCGTCATGACCGGCAAGGTCGTCGACAAGACGTTCAACGCCGGGGCCAAGGTCGACATCCAGAACGTCGACCGTCGCGACTTCACGTACCTCTACAACGACGGTGAAGGCTTCGTCTTCATGGACGTCGCCGACTACGACCAGATCACGGTGGGCGCGGCGACGGTCGGCGACGCGGCGAACTACCTGCTCGAGAACCAGCAGGTGCAGATCGCGCTGCACGACGGCAACCCGCTCTACATCGAGCTGCCCGCGTCCGTCGTCCTCGAGATCACCTACACCGAGCCCGGTCTGCAGGGCGACCGCTCATCGGCGGGAACGAAGCAGGCGACGGTGGAGACCGGTCACGAGATCCAGGTGCCCCTGTTCGTCGAGACGGGCACGAAGGTCAAGGTCGACACGCGCACGGGCGACTACCTCGGTCGCGTCAGCTGA